Within the Rhodospirillaceae bacterium genome, the region AATCATCAGGACACGATTTGACCGCACGCGCTGTAAGGCAGCAGTACCCATCATTAGACGCGTAATTGCGCTGCCTTCGACGTAAAGCGCGTTCTCCGGCATTTCATTTAGGTCTGACGCATTGACGACATTTGGATGCGTGATTAAACGGTCGCATGCTTCTGCCAGCACACGCGCTGCGGGCGTGGCATCCCCGGCATGCCCCCCGATTTCAGAACCGATTCCTGTTGGCACTAAAAAGATTGCGTTGAATTCGTCCGTGCGCTCAATCTTACGCGGCACAAAATGAAAAACCGACCGAAGCCCTTCTGTAGTGGCGGCATCTACTCCACCGAGCATCCCAAACTCGCATTGGTATTGGGTGTCATCCATGCCCGTAATTGCGAAACGTACGGGAACTGCCCCCTCCTCCAATCGAAACTCAACGGCCTTTTGAATATGGGCAATTATGTTTCGATGGCCAGGCGCTGCCGGGATAGAGATTTGCCGCTCGATCAACTGCATGAGGTTTCCTTCAAACTCGATCCAAAAATCTGGCGGAACAATCCGTAGCACCGAACCATTCGACCGAAAACTTCTCTGCCACTTTTGGGTCGTATTCTTTGCACGAAAAAATGTTGATATAAACCGCTCCTAATTGATCAAGCGTATGGATGACAATCGAACTGGTGAGGATGAATTGGACTGCTGATGTACCCTGCGTATGAGGAGACGTTTGTTTGTCTTTTTCAGGAACACCTTCGTCGTCCCAAAAATGAAGGTCTTCACGTTGCATATCGATGAGCACACACAAACGTTCAAAATATTCAGTAATGCTATCGCGGGTGAATTTGGAGTCATCACAACCATGTAGATCGAGGATCAGCTCAATGCCATATTTGCCTGGCATCAATCCTGGAACGTTATCGGCTGAATTATCTTCGACATTCATTGTCGTTTAGAGCTCCCTATGCTTTGCGGCATTCAGTCCAAGATAATATGAGGAACAAACTGAGAGTCCTTACTCGTGACCAACGTTTTATCCTCCCGTATACACAATCCAACGGCTTTGCTCGCAACCAGCCAGCACCCAACAAGCGGATAACACCCCTCAAATTCGGGCAAGGGCTGAAAGCCCTGGATAATGTGCGCGTCTTCGCTGTACGGCCCATCACTTTTATAGTGGGTTTGACCATTCTTAACGATCTCAATATTCGCCCCTTGACGAGAGAGCATTGGTTTACGGACATAGCTGCCGGTACCGACAAGTTCGGCAGCGGCTGGATCATCTTCGAAATAAGCCGGTAGTAAATTGGGATGGCCTTCGAACATCCCCCATAACAAAGGCATTAGACCTTTGTTAGATAGGATAGCCTTCCAAGGTGGTTCGATAAACCGAACACCGCTCGTCGGCACCTGCGAGCCAAATTCTTCCGCCATAATCCATTCCCAGGGATATAACTTTATCAATGTTCGAATGGCCCGGTCCTCTAGATCAGTAAGTTGCCCGTGGTCGTTTAGACCAATCTCTTCCATCGCGAGAAAGCATGTTTCCAACCCCACCTCTTGCGCACATTCTTCTAGGTATTGGAGTGTCCCTTTATCATCCTCAATATCGTAATTGCACGCGAAGTGAGCTAACTCGTTGATTCCCAAAAATGGGAAAGCTTGGACGATGCTTTCGTGAACATCATTTAATTGGTCACCGCCTTCTGGGATTAGCCCCAACTCCGTGGCTTGTTCAAACCATTCCCATTGAAACACCGCAGTTTCATAAAGCGCCGTTGGTGTGTCGGCATTATATTCCAAGAGTTTCGCCGGGCCTTTTCCGGAATATGAGAGGTCCATTCGCCCATATAAGTTTCTTTCGCTCGAGCGCCAGCTGTTCGCGATGTAGTCCCAAAAATGTTCCGGAATGCCTAGGCGTTGTAAAACCTGCTCATCGGTTATGGCACGGTCCACAACCTCCATGCACATACCTTCAAGTTCTTCGGCAGGTGCTTTTAAATCCTCGTCAATCTCGCGCATGCAAAATTGGTAGTAGGCGCTTTCATCCCAACCCGTGATGCCGTCGTTGGCGCTATATTCCAGGCCGTGCTCTGAGGCCGCACGCCTGAGGTCCGGTCGCTCGTTTACAGGAATACGCAACATTGAATCTAAGAGATTGTAAACGTGATAGGTTTAATCACGTCGCCGCTGATCCAAACCGGCGCCCGGAAGACCCAAACCCGCCCCGTCTCATCGTTGTGCTTTTTACGGAAGGCTTGCTGGTGGCTGATCTCGCGACTTGGGTTCGTCCCGTCTTTGATCCGGCACTTTTATTGTCGGCTGTCCGGAATGTACCAGGGCTGGAGGTTGAGCGATAAAGCGGCTGCGCGCCCATTCTCCGACCGCCAAGAAGCGATCCCATCATGTATCCCGCCATTAATGGCATAAATACAGAACCACCGGTGGAAGTTTGATATGGTGCTTTTTCACACTTCTCGGCGCCAAAATCTGCAACGCAATCTTCTTTCGTAGCATATTTTGGTGCAACGGCAGCGTGTTGAGCCTTCGCTTCTTTGAAATTACTTTCGCACTGATCAGGGTTTCCCAACGGATCTCGCTTACACTGCTCTACACTTTCGTAGACCGACGCATCGACTCTTGGTTCTTCGCATGCGGACAAGGCGATCAAGCTCACGCTCATCATCAAACCAACAGAAATTGAACTTCGGCGTTTCATCTTATTCTCTCCAACCTGATTAGCTCGTCATCGACGCAGCGTTTAATAGACCACCGGCCAATGACGCCCCACCTAGCCAGACACCGCTGGCAATTTCATTTTTCTCAATTCGTTCTGAAATCTTAGGAACAGGGATACGCACAAAAAAGAAAATCACAATTTGAACGATCAACGCAACTCCACCCCATATAGCGCAATCTGCCAACGAAGCAGAATTCGTAATTGCA harbors:
- a CDS encoding glutathionylspermidine synthase family protein; this encodes MLRIPVNERPDLRRAASEHGLEYSANDGITGWDESAYYQFCMREIDEDLKAPAEELEGMCMEVVDRAITDEQVLQRLGIPEHFWDYIANSWRSSERNLYGRMDLSYSGKGPAKLLEYNADTPTALYETAVFQWEWFEQATELGLIPEGGDQLNDVHESIVQAFPFLGINELAHFACNYDIEDDKGTLQYLEECAQEVGLETCFLAMEEIGLNDHGQLTDLEDRAIRTLIKLYPWEWIMAEEFGSQVPTSGVRFIEPPWKAILSNKGLMPLLWGMFEGHPNLLPAYFEDDPAAAELVGTGSYVRKPMLSRQGANIEIVKNGQTHYKSDGPYSEDAHIIQGFQPLPEFEGCYPLVGCWLVASKAVGLCIREDKTLVTSKDSQFVPHIILD
- a CDS encoding DUF1190 domain-containing protein is translated as MKRRSSISVGLMMSVSLIALSACEEPRVDASVYESVEQCKRDPLGNPDQCESNFKEAKAQHAAVAPKYATKEDCVADFGAEKCEKAPYQTSTGGSVFMPLMAGYMMGSLLGGRRMGAQPLYRSTSSPGTFRTADNKSAGSKTGRTQVARSATSKPSVKSTTMRRGGFGSSGRRFGSAAT
- a CDS encoding DUF350 domain-containing protein: MGTAVALTLVYVVVYMWVTPHDEIGLIRENNAAAATAFGGSLLGFCLPLASAITNSASLADCAIWGGVALIVQIVIFFFVRIPVPKISERIEKNEIASGVWLGGASLAGGLLNAASMTS